A single genomic interval of Antarcticibacterium arcticum harbors:
- the nadA gene encoding quinolinate synthase NadA, translating to MRSQLDTIEKINALRKSKNAVILAHYYQEEAIQDIADFVGDSLELAKKAAETSADIIVFAGVYFMAETAKILNSDKKVLVPDLNAGCSLADGCPATDFAAFLKNYPQHKVVTYINTSAEVKALSDYVCTSSNAEKVINAIPKEQPIIFAPDKNLGAYLNKVTGRNMLLWDGSCIVHEAFSIDKLIELHLEYPTAKIVAHPESEDPILRVAHCIGSTSQMLQYIRNSEDETFIVATEAGILHQLKKQLPYKTLIPAPAREDNSCACSECAFMKMNTLEKLYRCLRDETPEVTIDEILRLKAIKPIEQMLAL from the coding sequence ATGAGATCGCAACTTGACACCATTGAAAAGATAAACGCACTGCGTAAAAGTAAGAATGCGGTTATTCTTGCACATTATTACCAGGAAGAGGCCATTCAGGATATTGCAGATTTTGTGGGCGACAGCCTGGAACTTGCGAAAAAAGCAGCTGAGACATCGGCAGATATCATAGTTTTTGCCGGAGTATATTTTATGGCTGAAACTGCAAAAATTTTAAATTCTGATAAAAAAGTCCTGGTGCCAGATCTTAACGCGGGTTGTTCCCTGGCAGATGGTTGTCCGGCAACAGATTTTGCAGCATTTCTAAAAAATTACCCACAGCACAAAGTAGTCACCTACATTAATACAAGCGCTGAAGTGAAAGCGCTTAGCGATTACGTGTGTACTTCTTCCAATGCAGAAAAAGTGATCAACGCAATCCCCAAAGAACAACCCATTATATTTGCGCCAGACAAAAACCTGGGGGCTTACCTGAACAAGGTTACGGGCAGGAATATGCTCTTGTGGGATGGTTCCTGTATCGTGCACGAGGCCTTTTCAATAGATAAGCTTATTGAGCTACACCTTGAATATCCAACCGCGAAGATCGTGGCCCATCCAGAATCTGAAGATCCTATTCTACGGGTGGCACATTGCATTGGGTCTACGTCCCAAATGCTTCAATATATCAGGAACAGTGAAGATGAAACCTTTATAGTGGCTACAGAGGCCGGGATCCTGCATCAGCTAAAAAAGCAACTGCCGTACAAAACCCTCATCCCCGCCCCCGCCCGTGAGGATAATTCCTGTGCCTGCAGCGAATGTGCCTTTATGAAGATGAATACACTGGAGAAGCTGTATCGCTGCCTTCGGGATGAAACCCCGGAGGTTACTATAGATGAAATATTACGCTTAAAGGCTATTAAACCTATAGAACAAATGCTGGCCTTATAA
- the nadB gene encoding L-aspartate oxidase has product MNHTDVLVLGSGIAGLSFALKVAQKGPDFNICILTKADKNETNTKYAQGGIAAVMNTLTDTFDAHINDTLESGKGYCDSGVVEMVVNKAPKRLVEMIEWGASFDKKPSGEWDLGLEGGHSQSRILHHKDKTGYEIERALLEKLKSFRNIYFFTHHFAIDLLVKEHTCVGVKYYNKRSRKIENLFAQLTYLATGGSGQIFETTTNPVIATGDGVAMAHRADAAIKDLHFIQFHPTALFLKKENPAFLISEAVRGAGAKLVNKAGERFVFNYHPSGELATRDVVSHAIFSELQKTGEACVYLDCTHLDEKAFTAHFPTITERCRKAGIDVFRDLITVTPAAHYQCGGIAVNKNGRTGLKNLYANGECANTGLHGANRLASNSLLEALVFAHEAATEVIEKKDMGNPNLSLDFPSEAAVIPLTLPQDLAVYKTLREQLQAVMQIYYLGKHSGNPGQNDLKNKVIALAGEIENLFNTSAFHISLCELRNLVDLALLIVNEKKADITLK; this is encoded by the coding sequence ATGAATCATACAGATGTACTTGTTCTTGGATCCGGAATTGCGGGTTTATCTTTTGCGCTTAAAGTAGCCCAAAAAGGTCCGGACTTCAATATTTGTATTCTTACCAAGGCAGATAAGAATGAAACCAATACCAAATATGCCCAGGGTGGTATAGCCGCGGTCATGAATACCCTCACCGATACTTTTGATGCCCATATAAATGACACCCTGGAATCTGGAAAAGGGTATTGTGATTCAGGAGTAGTTGAAATGGTGGTGAACAAAGCCCCGAAAAGGCTTGTGGAAATGATAGAATGGGGCGCTTCCTTTGACAAGAAACCCTCGGGGGAATGGGATCTGGGGCTTGAAGGCGGGCATTCCCAATCCCGCATCCTGCACCATAAGGATAAAACAGGTTATGAAATAGAAAGGGCCCTGCTTGAAAAATTAAAGTCCTTCAGGAACATTTATTTTTTTACCCATCATTTTGCCATAGACCTTCTGGTGAAAGAGCATACCTGTGTAGGAGTAAAATATTACAATAAAAGATCACGTAAAATAGAGAACCTTTTCGCCCAACTTACCTATCTGGCAACCGGGGGAAGCGGGCAAATATTTGAAACAACCACCAACCCGGTTATCGCTACCGGAGATGGGGTGGCCATGGCACACCGTGCAGATGCTGCAATAAAGGATTTACATTTCATCCAGTTTCATCCCACCGCCCTGTTCTTGAAAAAGGAAAATCCTGCATTTCTTATTTCTGAAGCGGTGCGCGGGGCCGGTGCAAAATTGGTGAATAAGGCCGGTGAAAGGTTTGTTTTTAATTATCATCCTTCAGGAGAACTTGCAACCCGCGATGTAGTATCGCATGCAATTTTTTCAGAATTGCAAAAGACGGGGGAGGCTTGTGTTTATTTGGATTGCACCCATCTGGATGAGAAAGCCTTCACCGCGCATTTTCCAACTATAACTGAAAGATGCCGGAAGGCGGGAATAGATGTTTTCAGGGACCTTATTACCGTAACCCCTGCCGCACATTACCAATGTGGTGGCATTGCCGTAAACAAAAATGGACGCACCGGTTTAAAGAATCTTTATGCCAATGGAGAATGTGCCAACACAGGGCTGCATGGAGCCAACAGGCTCGCCTCCAATTCTCTTTTGGAAGCCTTGGTGTTTGCCCATGAGGCAGCAACAGAGGTAATTGAAAAAAAAGATATGGGCAATCCCAACCTTTCTTTAGACTTTCCTTCTGAAGCTGCGGTTATACCTTTAACCCTTCCGCAGGACCTTGCTGTATATAAAACATTAAGAGAGCAGTTACAGGCGGTTATGCAAATATATTACCTGGGAAAACACAGTGGCAATCCCGGGCAAAACGATTTGAAAAATAAGGTCATTGCACTTGCTGGGGAGATCGAAAATCTTTTTAACACCAGTGCCTTTCATATATCCCTTTGTGAATTGCGCAACCTTGTGGATTTAGCGCTATTAATTGTGAATGAAAAAAAAGCTGATATAACCTTAAAATAA
- a CDS encoding universal stress protein — protein MKKRVIALIDFSSYSENLMRLADSLAETMEAGILLIHQVPGIVPALADNNSRREIIEVEKSDALEQLKSVSKTIIPAKHSVNFLVTERPLGVLLPEIGSGDSDDLILVGLKGTGILKKIFMGSTASKIIDDIDITTIAVPVKMEGFKIKKLVIAVNPKFPLNIPALTHLLHTFKSSIKQVEFISIITPDDNEITSLTYLKELTEHYRDDAPCSFRMFAGEDVFKEIKTFMDKEEKPFLVVQKGSRTINDQVFRKFLINDLVYHGNIPMIILP, from the coding sequence ATGAAAAAAAGAGTGATCGCTTTAATAGATTTTTCCTCCTATTCTGAAAATTTGATGAGACTTGCAGATTCCCTGGCAGAGACTATGGAGGCGGGTATACTGTTGATTCACCAGGTGCCGGGTATTGTCCCTGCACTGGCAGATAATAACAGCCGCAGGGAGATCATAGAAGTAGAAAAATCTGATGCCCTGGAACAATTAAAATCTGTTTCCAAAACAATTATACCTGCAAAACACAGCGTTAATTTCCTGGTAACCGAAAGGCCATTAGGTGTCCTGCTTCCCGAAATAGGTTCCGGGGATTCAGATGATCTTATTCTTGTGGGATTAAAAGGCACCGGCATCCTGAAAAAAATTTTTATGGGTAGTACCGCATCAAAGATCATTGATGATATTGATATTACCACCATTGCCGTGCCTGTAAAAATGGAGGGTTTTAAGATCAAAAAACTTGTAATTGCCGTTAACCCAAAATTCCCCCTGAACATTCCGGCCCTTACCCACCTTCTACATACATTTAAAAGCAGCATTAAGCAGGTTGAATTTATTTCTATAATTACTCCCGATGATAATGAAATAACATCGCTTACCTACCTTAAAGAACTTACAGAACATTATAGGGATGACGCACCATGTAGTTTCAGGATGTTTGCAGGGGAAGATGTTTTTAAGGAAATTAAAACGTTTATGGACAAAGAGGAAAAACCATTCCTGGTGGTCCAAAAAGGTTCAAGGACTATCAATGATCAGGTTTTCAGGAAATTTTTGATCAATGACCTGGTGTACCATGGAAATATCCCTATGATAATCCTCCCCTGA
- a CDS encoding cation:proton antiporter: MDWLSSISENPFFEIALILFFAAVLGAIGQLLKQPLIVMFIALGILVGPSFLNIVRSTEYIHLLAEIGIAILLFIVGLKLDLRVIGAVGKIALLTGLGQIFFTSLIGYFLGIGLGFSSMHSFYIAVALTFSSTIIIIKLLSDKKEIDSLHGQIAIGFLIVQDIAVILVMIILSAIGQPGDIPLGYEILKTLLSGSLLFAIALIAMRWIIPGLSFFLARSQEMLILFAIAWAVTLAAIGELMGFSGEVGAFLAGVSLASSDFKELISSRLISLRDFMLIFFFVNLGANLDLSIIGSQVPSALIFSTFVLIGNPVIVLIIMGFMGYRKRTSFLAGLTVAQISEFSLIFAGLGFSIGHITGETVALITLVGLITIGLSTYLILYSHQIYEVISPALEIFERENPYREAQLDPKNNDYYDLIILGLGRFGGKIARLLDKEHPEVKFLGVDFDPMVVRNWQLQNHNVVYGDIEDPDLLERIPFKNAGCILSTVSDREHSLQLIRNLRRNDYTGKVYLTAIHDSDYQFLNNFGVNEVLLPHQMAAKNFYNSFLEDLIKDPFPREQKGFENKPEEV, from the coding sequence ATGGATTGGCTGTCCTCCATATCTGAAAATCCATTTTTTGAGATCGCCCTCATCCTGTTCTTTGCTGCAGTGCTGGGAGCTATTGGTCAACTTTTAAAACAACCCCTCATTGTAATGTTCATTGCCCTGGGAATTTTGGTGGGGCCCTCTTTTTTAAATATTGTTCGTTCTACAGAATACATCCACTTACTGGCTGAAATTGGAATAGCCATCCTGCTATTTATAGTTGGTTTAAAACTGGATCTTCGTGTGATTGGTGCCGTAGGAAAAATTGCATTGCTCACAGGCCTGGGACAAATATTCTTCACCTCCCTCATTGGCTATTTCCTGGGAATTGGACTTGGTTTTTCAAGTATGCATAGCTTTTATATTGCAGTTGCCCTCACATTTTCCAGTACCATCATAATAATTAAACTCCTGAGCGATAAAAAGGAGATCGATTCCCTGCATGGCCAGATAGCCATTGGTTTTTTAATTGTACAGGATATTGCGGTGATCCTGGTTATGATAATTCTCTCAGCCATAGGCCAACCGGGAGATATTCCTTTGGGTTATGAGATACTTAAAACCCTGCTCTCAGGGAGTTTGCTTTTCGCGATCGCACTTATTGCAATGAGGTGGATCATTCCCGGCTTAAGTTTTTTCCTTGCCCGCTCCCAGGAGATGTTGATCCTTTTTGCAATTGCCTGGGCCGTCACCCTTGCCGCAATAGGAGAACTTATGGGATTTAGCGGGGAGGTTGGCGCATTCCTTGCGGGGGTAAGCCTGGCATCATCAGATTTTAAAGAGTTAATAAGCAGCAGGCTTATAAGCCTGCGGGATTTTATGCTTATTTTCTTTTTTGTTAACCTGGGAGCAAACCTGGACCTTTCAATAATAGGCAGCCAGGTACCCTCTGCCCTTATATTTTCAACTTTTGTATTAATTGGTAATCCTGTAATAGTACTTATTATAATGGGCTTTATGGGCTATAGAAAAAGAACCTCATTTCTGGCCGGGCTTACCGTGGCACAAATAAGTGAATTTTCACTCATTTTTGCGGGACTGGGTTTTAGTATTGGTCATATTACAGGGGAAACTGTCGCATTAATAACGCTTGTGGGATTAATAACTATTGGACTTTCAACCTATCTCATACTTTACTCCCACCAGATATATGAAGTGATCTCCCCTGCCCTGGAAATATTTGAAAGGGAAAATCCCTACCGTGAAGCCCAACTGGATCCTAAGAATAACGACTACTATGATCTTATTATATTAGGATTGGGCCGGTTTGGCGGCAAGATCGCCCGGCTTTTGGATAAAGAACACCCCGAAGTAAAATTTCTGGGAGTAGATTTTGATCCTATGGTGGTGCGTAACTGGCAACTCCAAAACCATAACGTGGTATACGGGGATATTGAAGATCCGGACCTGTTGGAGAGGATCCCCTTCAAAAATGCAGGATGTATTTTAAGTACGGTATCAGACAGGGAACATTCCCTACAGCTAATAAGGAACTTAAGAAGAAATGATTATACGGGGAAGGTCTACCTTACGGCCATACATGACAGCGATTATCAATTTTTAAATAACTTTGGGGTAAATGAGGTCTTACTGCCGCATCAAATGGCGGCGAAGAATTTTTATAATTCTTTTTTGGAGGATTTGATAAAAGATCCTTTTCCCCGGGAACAAAAGGGATTTGAAAATAAACCGGAAGAAGTTTAA
- a CDS encoding SOS response-associated peptidase, translating into MCYRTQMNKTISEIEKAFNAKFTEPESYVPLDEINGFTFIKTPVITDESRGEIDLYHWGLIPFWAKEDSIKKNTLNARIETVTDKPAFRNSVENRCLVLANGYYEWQWLDEKGKQKQKFFITPRDQEIFAFAGIYSSWKNPDTGELINSYSIITTEANELMSEIHNNKKRMPVVLRQEDRNHWLSGKDVTNFAFPYEVALQAKAV; encoded by the coding sequence ATGTGCTACCGTACTCAAATGAACAAGACCATAAGCGAAATTGAAAAGGCTTTTAATGCGAAGTTTACTGAACCGGAATCTTATGTGCCCCTGGATGAGATCAATGGGTTCACCTTTATAAAAACCCCGGTGATCACAGATGAAAGCCGTGGAGAAATCGACTTGTACCACTGGGGCCTCATTCCTTTTTGGGCAAAAGAGGATTCCATTAAAAAGAATACCCTGAACGCCCGGATAGAAACGGTTACAGATAAACCCGCCTTTCGCAACTCAGTAGAAAATCGCTGCCTGGTTTTGGCAAATGGGTATTATGAATGGCAGTGGCTGGATGAAAAAGGAAAGCAAAAACAAAAGTTCTTTATAACCCCCAGGGACCAGGAAATATTTGCCTTTGCAGGGATCTATTCGTCCTGGAAAAACCCTGACACCGGAGAATTGATTAATTCCTACAGTATTATTACTACTGAAGCCAATGAGCTAATGAGCGAGATACATAATAATAAAAAACGAATGCCCGTTGTGCTCAGGCAGGAAGACAGGAATCACTGGCTTTCGGGAAAAGATGTGACAAATTTTGCCTTTCCATATGAGGTGGCACTGCAGGCAAAAGCGGTATAA
- a CDS encoding cupin domain-containing protein — protein MFKLTRVYTDDKDDSRFEDIEITLKEAGEIGFLSDLIPARGLIFREVLPTYDFDFHNAPQRQYIILLDGEIEIETSRGEKRSFGGGEILLMEDTHGKGHKTRNLENIKRRSIFIPLD, from the coding sequence ATGTTCAAGCTTACGCGGGTTTATACAGATGATAAGGACGACAGCCGTTTTGAGGATATTGAGATCACTTTAAAAGAAGCGGGAGAGATAGGTTTTCTGTCTGACCTTATTCCTGCCCGTGGGCTTATCTTCAGGGAGGTACTGCCAACCTATGATTTTGATTTTCATAATGCACCACAGCGGCAGTACATCATTCTGCTGGATGGAGAAATTGAAATAGAAACATCGCGGGGTGAAAAACGGTCTTTTGGAGGGGGAGAAATTTTACTTATGGAAGATACCCACGGGAAAGGCCATAAAACCCGAAACCTTGAGAATATTAAGCGAAGGTCCATCTTTATTCCGCTGGATTAA
- a CDS encoding alpha/beta hydrolase, which translates to MHTKNIINGGKEISQASKALILVHGRGGNARDILSLANNLNTQEFALFAPQATNNTWYPYSFLAPPAQNEPWLSSALEIMGQLLEEVKSKGIAEENIYFGGFSQGACLVAEFVTRNAARFGGVALFTGGLIGDMIYEGNYKGDFGGTPVFIGSGNPDAHVPVERIRETREVMDKMNARVSVKIYDNRPHTISQDEIDSANELVFGK; encoded by the coding sequence ATGCATACCAAAAATATAATCAACGGCGGAAAAGAAATATCACAGGCCAGCAAGGCGCTTATTCTTGTACATGGACGCGGGGGCAATGCACGGGACATTCTGTCTCTGGCCAATAATTTAAACACTCAAGAGTTCGCTCTTTTTGCGCCGCAGGCCACCAATAATACCTGGTACCCATATTCCTTCCTTGCACCCCCGGCACAAAATGAACCCTGGCTTAGCTCGGCACTTGAAATTATGGGTCAGCTGCTGGAGGAAGTAAAAAGTAAAGGCATTGCTGAAGAAAATATATATTTTGGAGGATTTTCGCAGGGAGCCTGCCTGGTTGCCGAATTTGTAACCAGAAATGCCGCCCGGTTTGGAGGAGTAGCTCTTTTCACAGGAGGATTAATTGGCGATATGATTTATGAGGGAAACTATAAAGGAGATTTCGGTGGTACCCCTGTTTTTATAGGATCGGGAAATCCCGATGCCCATGTTCCCGTAGAACGAATAAGGGAAACCCGGGAAGTAATGGATAAGATGAATGCCCGGGTGAGCGTAAAGATCTATGATAACAGGCCGCATACAATTTCACAGGATGAAATTGATTCCGCAAATGAGTTGGTTTTCGGTAAATAA
- a CDS encoding ring-cleaving dioxygenase, with protein MKNLILGLHHITAIAGDAQRNYDFYTKTLGLRMVKKTVNFDDPHTYHFYFGDEVGSPGSILTFFPWANVRQGKDGAGMATEIGYSVPQGSLEFWKDRFEERNVRHFQITEQFGERKLPFQDPDGLKLSLIETQHNDERKAYNHFEVQQNVAIKGFHSVALSLNNNAATAAILTDVFGYKKLDTQGNITRYKTESVENAAIVDLQELPDLPRGINAAGTNHHVAFRVKNEEDLMAMREKVLQAGLQITEKIDRNYFYSLYFREPGGVLFEIATDNPGFAIDETVDELGGSLVLPSRYEGAREQIEKALPELKH; from the coding sequence ATGAAAAATTTAATATTAGGCCTGCACCATATTACAGCTATTGCAGGAGACGCCCAGAGAAATTATGATTTTTACACCAAAACGCTTGGTTTAAGAATGGTGAAGAAAACTGTAAATTTTGACGACCCTCACACATATCACTTTTATTTTGGAGATGAGGTGGGAAGCCCGGGAAGCATTCTCACATTTTTTCCCTGGGCCAATGTACGGCAGGGTAAAGACGGCGCCGGGATGGCCACCGAAATTGGATATTCTGTTCCCCAAGGCAGCCTGGAATTCTGGAAAGACCGGTTTGAAGAAAGGAATGTAAGGCACTTCCAGATCACAGAACAGTTTGGAGAAAGAAAGCTTCCTTTCCAGGATCCGGATGGGCTGAAATTAAGCCTTATTGAAACCCAACATAATGATGAAAGAAAGGCTTATAATCATTTTGAGGTGCAGCAGAATGTGGCTATAAAAGGTTTTCATTCCGTTGCCCTGAGCCTGAATAACAATGCTGCTACCGCTGCAATTTTAACTGATGTTTTTGGTTATAAAAAACTCGATACCCAGGGAAACATAACCCGTTATAAAACTGAAAGTGTTGAAAATGCGGCTATTGTAGATCTACAGGAATTACCGGACCTCCCACGCGGTATCAATGCTGCGGGAACAAATCACCACGTGGCCTTCAGAGTAAAAAATGAAGAGGATCTCATGGCAATGAGAGAGAAAGTACTCCAGGCCGGATTGCAGATCACAGAAAAAATAGACCGCAATTACTTCTATTCGCTCTACTTCCGGGAACCGGGCGGGGTTTTGTTTGAGATCGCGACAGATAATCCGGGATTTGCGATAGATGAAACCGTAGATGAACTGGGCGGCAGCCTGGTACTGCCTTCAAGGTATGAGGGTGCACGGGAGCAAATTGAAAAAGCTTTACCGGAGCTAAAACATTAA
- a CDS encoding YceI family protein, with translation METTKTTIWKLDPSHSELTFKVKHLMISNVKGEFQTFDGQIVSQGNDFDRAKVTATVDANSVYTNNKDRDTHLRSADFFDAGSFNSLKFEGTGFEKLDEDNYKLTGLLTIKGNTKEVSLDVDHGGLMKDPYGQEKAGFSVSGKINRKEWGLTWNAALETGGVMVSDDVRINGEFQFVKQA, from the coding sequence ATGGAAACTACAAAAACAACCATCTGGAAATTGGACCCTTCACACAGTGAACTTACTTTTAAAGTAAAACACCTTATGATAAGCAATGTAAAAGGTGAATTCCAAACTTTTGACGGCCAGATCGTCTCACAGGGAAATGATTTTGACCGTGCTAAAGTGACCGCTACGGTAGATGCAAATTCTGTGTACACTAATAATAAAGACAGGGATACCCACCTTAGAAGTGCCGATTTCTTTGATGCCGGAAGTTTTAATAGCCTGAAGTTTGAAGGAACGGGATTTGAAAAACTTGATGAGGACAATTATAAATTAACCGGCCTGCTTACTATTAAAGGAAATACCAAAGAAGTATCTTTAGATGTAGATCACGGTGGATTGATGAAAGATCCTTACGGGCAGGAAAAAGCAGGCTTCTCTGTAAGCGGAAAAATAAACCGTAAGGAGTGGGGTTTAACCTGGAATGCAGCTTTGGAGACCGGAGGGGTTATGGTGAGCGATGATGTACGCATTAACGGGGAATTTCAATTTGTAAAACAAGCTTAA
- a CDS encoding SRPBCC family protein, producing the protein MVNVFTEIIINKPIEIVADYATNPDNAPEWYVNINSAQWKTPKPLTIGSRVAFVAHFLGRKLEYTYGIIEFIPRHKLVMKTVDGPFPMETTYTWTAIDEKSTKITLRNKGIPTGFSKFFAPLMATMMRKANKKDLLNLKKILEEKG; encoded by the coding sequence ATGGTAAATGTTTTTACCGAAATTATAATCAACAAACCCATTGAGATCGTTGCAGATTATGCGACCAACCCGGACAATGCACCTGAATGGTATGTGAATATTAATTCGGCACAATGGAAAACCCCAAAACCCTTGACAATAGGTTCCCGGGTGGCCTTCGTGGCGCATTTCCTGGGCAGAAAACTGGAATATACTTACGGGATTATAGAATTTATTCCGCGGCACAAATTGGTTATGAAAACAGTTGACGGTCCATTTCCCATGGAAACAACGTATACCTGGACTGCGATAGATGAAAAATCAACAAAAATAACGTTACGCAACAAAGGAATCCCGACAGGCTTTTCAAAATTTTTTGCGCCTCTTATGGCTACAATGATGCGAAAAGCTAATAAAAAGGACTTGCTAAACCTTAAAAAAATACTGGAAGAAAAAGGATAG
- a CDS encoding SRPBCC domain-containing protein codes for MANLNHSIIINSKPEKVFKAITTEQGLKSWWTHDVKVDEVEKKYTFGFNNHRILFNMISLKEIQNEYVEWRCTGEIEEWKNTRLIFEISKIDPNSTLLRFTHADWTKIDDLFSKCNTDWGHLMYFLKEFAEGKNERPFMS; via the coding sequence ATGGCAAATTTAAACCACAGTATTATAATTAATTCCAAACCGGAAAAGGTTTTTAAAGCAATCACAACCGAACAAGGGCTTAAAAGTTGGTGGACCCACGATGTAAAGGTTGACGAGGTCGAAAAAAAATACACTTTTGGTTTTAACAATCATAGGATTCTTTTCAACATGATTAGCCTGAAAGAAATTCAAAATGAATATGTGGAATGGAGATGTACAGGTGAAATTGAGGAATGGAAAAATACACGCCTTATTTTTGAAATTTCTAAAATCGACCCCAATTCAACTTTACTTAGATTTACACATGCAGATTGGACTAAAATCGATGACCTTTTCTCCAAATGTAATACTGACTGGGGCCATCTAATGTATTTCTTAAAAGAATTTGCAGAGGGAAAAAATGAAAGGCCCTTTATGAGTTAA
- a CDS encoding DUF1428 domain-containing protein: MEDRNTNYIDGFVFPVPRIHLNEYRNVAEKVAEIWKEYGALAYFEYVGEDLTLEGTRSFIKTLDAKDDEAIVFGWVIFPSKEIRDSANKQVPKDPRMTELVTPLTNPERLIFDAGRMVYGGFQPLVQSKSSEAPSH, translated from the coding sequence ATGGAGGACAGAAACACAAATTACATAGACGGCTTTGTTTTTCCGGTTCCACGAATCCATCTGAACGAATACAGGAACGTGGCGGAAAAGGTAGCTGAAATTTGGAAAGAATATGGTGCCCTTGCTTATTTTGAGTATGTAGGCGAGGACTTGACGTTGGAAGGAACGCGTTCTTTCATTAAAACCCTGGATGCAAAAGATGATGAAGCCATTGTATTTGGGTGGGTTATTTTTCCTTCCAAGGAAATTCGTGACTCGGCCAATAAGCAGGTTCCTAAAGATCCAAGAATGACAGAATTAGTTACCCCGTTGACCAACCCCGAAAGATTGATTTTTGATGCAGGTAGGATGGTTTATGGAGGATTCCAACCGCTTGTTCAATCAAAAAGTAGTGAAGCCCCGTCACATTGA
- a CDS encoding PA3715 family protein → MKRLIFLIFLVSTFRCHSQLTQAKLISETLDQLHIPESKVFTQQPIVQNFDSESLIVIPVISKEEEGILIFDAHLVLVHNATGQIISKYLGNSDWFSDALVLKNIKIDSTRYRLNESELGYAIKIEYANGSRPAPYYSTELSLFVREGEQLKPVLKDYRISYLNGETDTRCNGDFETHSKSLEITDIKNNGFYNLKFTDSIQKSVSTDQHCEPTVVENSQAVEILQFDDGTYKNTL, encoded by the coding sequence ATGAAAAGACTCATATTTTTAATTTTTCTGGTATCAACATTTCGTTGTCACAGTCAACTTACTCAGGCAAAACTAATTTCAGAAACTCTGGATCAGCTGCACATTCCAGAATCAAAGGTTTTTACCCAGCAACCTATTGTACAAAATTTTGATTCAGAATCTTTGATTGTCATTCCGGTGATTTCTAAGGAGGAAGAGGGAATACTTATTTTTGATGCTCACCTGGTGCTCGTTCATAATGCAACGGGTCAAATAATCTCAAAATATTTAGGGAATAGTGACTGGTTTAGTGATGCCCTGGTTTTAAAAAATATAAAAATTGATTCTACCCGCTATAGGCTCAACGAATCTGAATTAGGATATGCAATCAAAATCGAATATGCCAATGGGAGTAGACCAGCTCCCTATTATTCAACTGAACTTTCTTTATTTGTTAGGGAAGGTGAACAGTTAAAACCTGTATTAAAAGATTATCGGATTTCTTATCTAAATGGAGAAACTGACACCCGTTGTAATGGAGATTTTGAAACACATTCAAAATCTCTGGAAATTACAGACATTAAAAATAACGGATTTTATAATTTAAAATTTACAGATTCAATACAAAAAAGTGTGTCGACTGACCAGCATTGTGAACCTACCGTAGTGGAAAATTCACAAGCAGTAGAAATCCTACAGTTCGACGATGGAACCTATAAAAACACTTTGTAA